The Oleidesulfovibrio alaskensis DSM 16109 genome has a segment encoding these proteins:
- a CDS encoding phage tail protein: MSDWFKDNLLGLLPPLYEHNDEAGDLRTFLSLPAGTLDELKQAIDDFPTIFDVDHCDERFLPLLARLVGLEVDGTCSPNCQRRRVREAVEIYRRKGTIPAIERDFDALGWQGELQETFRSALRLNARSRLSSAKLPGLVFSLGVFRVLCLNQTEGLRDALVFHHPAGTRCFWLQFLLEWIEGGAMLDFGHANAVRRIVLAFLDETFVLGRSSLGSCRHLTNKQRAWELLQLTSTTEMIPEIDRAAVKVSRFHGRQNRMRLNHKALNDWRLPHTRVGEDRVSFCTPIYTGRDFEGDVLESGFGLGESHLNRKPLTHGETALRYCFRQKDFFFDTQAEPVERAEAKYDLRLPLESRHRLCFQLGRARLNTGLDLTANQGGISNLLLASTAGCDADVTLAVDRIDRWRRRGPVFRLNANTLNTRYLSNANLTGERASLEVYVDTGSLQRHRVETMKLGASPLNTTGLRLSVDRTRPMRVSRMRLNQAGFRWSRPSYRWLFRQQDLHAPTQAGFEAATNNYRATQWPT; the protein is encoded by the coding sequence ATGTCGGATTGGTTCAAGGACAATCTGCTCGGCCTACTGCCGCCGCTTTACGAGCACAACGACGAGGCCGGTGACCTGCGCACCTTTCTGAGCCTTCCCGCCGGAACGCTCGACGAGCTCAAGCAGGCCATCGACGATTTCCCGACCATCTTCGACGTCGATCACTGCGACGAGCGCTTCCTGCCGCTGCTGGCAAGGCTCGTCGGCCTCGAAGTGGACGGCACCTGTTCGCCGAACTGCCAGCGCCGCCGCGTGCGGGAGGCGGTCGAAATCTATCGCCGCAAGGGCACCATTCCGGCCATCGAACGCGACTTCGACGCGCTCGGTTGGCAGGGGGAACTCCAGGAAACCTTCCGCTCGGCGCTGCGTCTCAATGCCCGCTCCCGACTCAGCAGCGCCAAACTACCCGGGCTGGTGTTCAGCCTCGGCGTGTTTCGCGTGCTGTGTCTCAACCAGACCGAGGGGCTGCGCGACGCCCTGGTGTTTCACCACCCGGCGGGCACCCGCTGTTTCTGGCTCCAGTTTCTCCTGGAATGGATCGAAGGCGGCGCGATGCTCGACTTCGGGCATGCCAACGCCGTGCGCAGGATCGTGCTGGCGTTCCTCGACGAGACCTTCGTCCTTGGCCGCTCCTCGCTCGGTTCCTGTCGTCACCTGACCAACAAGCAGAGGGCCTGGGAGCTGCTGCAGCTCACCAGCACCACGGAGATGATTCCGGAGATCGACCGGGCCGCCGTGAAGGTCTCCCGTTTTCACGGCCGCCAGAACCGGATGCGTCTGAACCACAAGGCCCTCAACGACTGGCGGTTGCCGCACACCCGCGTCGGCGAAGATCGGGTTTCCTTCTGCACGCCCATCTACACCGGCCGAGACTTCGAAGGGGATGTGCTGGAAAGCGGCTTCGGGCTGGGCGAGAGCCATCTCAACCGCAAGCCGCTGACCCATGGCGAGACCGCGCTGCGCTACTGCTTCCGGCAGAAGGATTTCTTTTTCGACACGCAAGCGGAACCGGTCGAACGGGCGGAGGCCAAGTACGACCTGCGCCTGCCGCTGGAATCTCGTCACCGCCTCTGCTTCCAGCTTGGCCGCGCCAGGCTCAACACTGGTCTCGACCTCACCGCCAACCAGGGCGGCATCAGCAATCTGCTGCTCGCCTCCACTGCTGGCTGCGACGCGGACGTCACCCTGGCCGTCGACCGGATCGACCGATGGCGGCGGAGAGGGCCTGTGTTCCGGCTCAACGCGAACACCCTGAACACCCGGTATCTGAGCAATGCGAATCTGACCGGCGAACGGGCCTCGCTTGAAGTCTACGTGGACACGGGCTCTCTCCAGCGCCATCGGGTCGAGACCATGAAGCTGGGCGCGAGCCCGCTCAACACCACCGGCCTGCGCCTCTCCGTTGATCGGACCCGCCCGATGCGCGTCAGCCGCATGCGCCTCAACCAGGCCGGATTCCGCTGGTCGCGGCCGTCCTACCGTTGGCTGTTCCGTCAGCAGGATCTGCACGCACCCACGCAGGCCGGGTTCGAGGCCGCCACCAATAACTATCGTGCCACCCAGTGGCCCACCTGA